A segment of the Lepus europaeus isolate LE1 chromosome X, mLepTim1.pri, whole genome shotgun sequence genome:
GCTCCTGACTGGTTTTATGCGAAAGGAGGACCCCCCTCCTCCGACTGGTGAAAATAGATCCTACTCTGACCCTGACCCTAGTGAGATTCCTGTGTGATCCTCATTGCCGCGTATCTTGGGCCCTGGCTCCGTGTTCCCGGGCTAAGCCCCGGGCCTTTGCAAAGGAGACGGGGTTAGGATTGCCAGGCCCTGTATTCCTGAGACCCTAGTCCCAGGAATTGAATTAAACTCAATAGTTTCCATTTGGGCATTTTTAGCTGTAGGCCAGAAGTTAACAATGAGTTGTAACAGAACAAAAGGTATAGGACGTTTCTGACTTTtgattgaatgtatttttttccattttgtatttTGAAGACTATGAAAGTGATGACGACTCTTACGAAGTGTTGGATTTAACTGAGTATGCAAGAAGACACCACTGGTGGAATCGAGTGTTTGGCCACAGCTCGGGACCTATGGTAGAAAAATACTCAGTAGCTACCCAGATTGTAATGGGTGGCGTGACTGGCTGGTGAGAACatctttttcattccatttcattGGTAGCCTTGCTGCTGTCCTTTTCTACAGGGGCCGAAGTCCCAGTGCACGTTCAGAGGGTGTACACTGTTCATTCCCATAGAGCACTAACTTGAGGCTTTTCTCTGAGCTTGTTGTCGGTGCGCTCTGCCTTCAGAGGCTGCCTGTGAGGTTTGGGTGATCGCCTCCCTCAAAGCCCACCCGATGTTCCACTCTTCCCTTCTCGCTCTGATTCTTTATAGATTTTCCCCTTTCTCACTCTTAGCAAATGTAGTGGATCTGATTTGGTGATAGCTAATTATCTGTCCATTTTTCCTTGTCATTCAGTGCTAACAGCTGGAAAAAATCTGTGGGCAACTTCGCTCAGCAGAAGTGGCCTCAAGGATTGTGAGCCCTTGTAGAGAGCGTATAATGCTCTGTAACAATTGTTGATGGTGATGCAGATGGTAATTCCGCTCTACAGAGGAGCGATAGGGCACTGCTTCTGTGTCGGAATTAAAGGGACTGATTGCTTACTCTAATAATATTGTGCTGTGCATTTGGGAGTGCTCAGTAAGCATGAACCTAAGGAGGTAACCTTTCAGATTATGTGATTACACACTTGCTACTCTGGGTCTAATTCTGTTATTCTTGAAATAAAAGATCAGCCAGATAACAAGGGGGCAAAAACAACGTTgatgctttctttttaattttttttcttagttttatttaaaaggcagggggagagagagagagagagagagagagagagatcgatctatcTTCTATccctgattcagtccccaaatacaacagcctggactgggccaggttgaagccaggagtccagaacttagtctagctctcccacatgggtggcaggggcccaagtacttgagccatcatctgctccctccttcccagagtacacattagtaggaagctggatcagaaatggagtagccaggacttgagtcagatatatatatatatatttttttttttgcacaatctacaaataattttattgaaatcGAACAAATAACACAACAGTCTTCCTTTGCTGGGTGCCACCCTCCCCACGTCATTTCCCACACTCTAGAAGCACAGAGCTTACACAGtaaggaatttaaaagaaaaaagtcatctcATAGAAACCAGACTCTGCCCCAACATCATTCTGGACTAGACTATTTACAAACCTTcacattttaagtatttctttacGAGTTTTCCCGCGTTTCTGTCCAGTATTTTCCCTTGATCATGAAAAGCTGAAGACATACAGGGAAGGGGTAGGTATTCTAATAAGGGATAAGAGTATCCCTAGCAGagacctccccccctccccccccccccccccccgctggcaCCCCTgcccttttattttaaatgttcatcaatggagagaatttttaaagtttgtgaaGGTGCCTAACTTGTGActagtcattttttttcccttaggttCTAAATTACATTCATGTTACATTGATTTAATTTAAGTATTTACATATTTCTGCTTGATAAGGATAAAATTACAATTTTTGATTTGTGTTGTACATGCACCTTGGGACACTGGCACATTCAGTGCCTTTTTGTAAATGCCAGTTGATGAGAGAAACTCATTGTGAAGATTTCTGTGACACAGAAGTGTAGTCGTTATTCATGATGTCTACTTATTAATAggactaaattttaaaaagcttgcaATTAGAAGAGAGATGCCTTTTTAGAGCCCTGGTCGCTCAGCTAATTTTCCACGAGTTGTTTATACCTCTATCCCCATAATTCAGTGGATGGCCTTTTGCCTAAATAAGCTCACAATTTGGTGTGATAGGTGAGTGGCTAATGGGAATGTAGgcctaaacatttttttatttttgttttttaagatctatttatttatttgaaaggcagacttaacagaggcagagagagaggatttactccccaaatggctacaatggctgcagGCGGACcaattctgaagccaggagcttcttctgggtctcccacgcgggtgcaggggcccaagcatttgggccatcttctgctgctttctcaggccatagcagagagctggattggaagtggagcaaaggggacttgaaccagtgtccacataggatgctggcactgcaggcagcagttttatctgctgtgccacagcaccggccctaaagcctaaacttaaaaaaaaaaatttgaaaaatgggaTTATCAAGTCATTGTATGTGTTCTTGTAGACTAAACTTGGTGAGAAGGCCCGTAATTGACAGATGTGTGCCTGGAAAGCCTAGAGACAGAGCAGTGGGAATTAGTAGGTTCATTTTAGTGACTGATGCCATCAAGCAGTGGACACACATGCTAGTGGAGCTCGCTCCCTGGAATATTGTGGACACCCAGCTGCTGCTGGCCTCTTCCCCCTTTTCTGAGCCTTTGTTGCTGACTCCCCCACCTAGGGACCTGGTCTGTGTAGAAATACGTACATTTGGATTATAGCCAGTTGTCAGCCCAGGAGCTATGTATTAGGACTCGAATTATTACACGAATTATTTGTTGCAGTGACTTTAGATTCAGTGACATTTAAATTGAGATTTAGATTTTTGCAGTTTTCTAAGGGTATAAAACTGCTGCCATAATGTGGTGTGTGTGAAGGAGAAGGTAATAGGTATTAGCCTAACCAGTTAACAATTCAGAACATGAACGGGAGGCTGAGGAGGTTTGATTTATCTGTAGGTAGCTATAGGTTTTTGATCATGATAAATTGAAACTAATAATCTGGGTGGGCAATTGCTAGGAGACATGGGAGGTATAAAGAGCAGTTAGAGGCCCCTTCAAGTAGTCTGGAAGTAATGGGAGCCTGAGTCATGGCAAGGTAATGATACCCTTGAGAATGGAAAGGAGAAGGCAGAGTCAAATAATGTTTTGGAAATAGAGTGctagggtgcttcagaaagtgtGTGGAAAAATGGTAGTAAAAGTgttcttggctggcaccgtggctcactaggctaatcctccgcctgtggcgccggtaccccgggttctagtccctgttggggcgccagattctgtcccagttgctcctcttccagtccagctctctgctgtggcccgggaaggcagtggaggatggcccaagtgcttgggccctgcacccgcatgggagaccaggaggaggcacctggctcctggcttcggatcggcacagcgcgccagctgtagcagccatttggggggtgaaccaacagaaggaagacctttctctctgtctctctctctctcactgtctaactctacctgtcaaaaaaaaaaaaaagtgttcttttggtgcaaaagattttgcaatccatgaatagttttttttttcataatatgcattttccatgaaccttttggagACCCCTTATATACAGAATTTTGCAGTCAGTTACAGCAAGGATGCAGGAGGCAGGACTTGAGGTGAGTATGAGGTGGCAGTATTGGGAAGGGTGCTCTCAATGTATGCTGGGACCTTAACAACGTTCGGTTTGCCAGGAAAGATGCTATTTGCTCTGGGACGTTTTGACTATGTGGTTGTGCTGCTTGAGAAGTCTGTCATGGCATTGAGAAGGTGAAATTTCCATTTAGGAAGATGTATTAGTTCCCTAGGGCTAGGTCACGAAGTACCACAAACTCGGCAGGTTGAAACAAGAGAAATGGATTCTCTCCTAGTTCTGGGGTCCAGaaatctgaaatcaaggtgtcagcagtgTCGTTTCCCTCTTGGAGGCTCAGGGGGAGAAACTGTTCCCTGTTTATCTCCTAGATCCTGGTCATTGCCAGCAATCCTTGACATTCCTTGGCTTGTCGACGATGTATTACTCCCATCTCAGTCTCGGTCGTCACGTGGTCATCTTCCCTCTGTGGTCTGTGCTTCTGTGATGTGACTCAGGTTGGATTAAGGGCTCACCCTGCCCCAGTATGACCCCATCTTAACTATATCTGCCGTGACCCCATTTCCAAATGAGGTCACGTGTTGAGGTTCAACAAAGGACATAAATTCTGGGGGGACACCATTCAGTGGTGTAGAAGGGTAGCGTTAGGAACCCTTGATTTCTTTTGCACAGTATGAATCTTACTGAAGGGAGTGTGAGTTCACTGAAGGAGATAATTATCACAACTGAAGTATGGGCTGATACTCTTTGACAGGATAGATGAGACAAAATAGGTTTAATATAAAAATAGGCATAGATGAGGAAGCCGTGAGAAATGTGGGCTGAAGTGTCATCAAGGTGGAACTGTAGCTGGACCTGGAAGGGTTGGAAAGCTTTGGCAGAGCTAGGCAGAAAGCAGAGAGATTAATCGCTTGAACAAAGGTGATGACCTATTTGGAAACTACTTGCATTGGAGCAGAAGGTTTGGGTAGGGTGAGGATCAGTCAGGCGTATGGAACATCTTGATTGTATTAGGCAGAACAAAACAAATCGTTTTTATTGTGGAAAATTTCAACTTACGCAATGTAGAAGGAGTATAATGAACCCCTGAGTTTCAGTAGCCACTTCCCCCTTCCCCCATAAATTCCCTTTCTCTATcctttattttgaagcaaatctcATATATTTTAGATTGTGCATTTGACTAAGCTGTATCACCAAAGGAAAACACTGAGGGTTTCTGAGCAGATAAGGGGCATGGTCAGAAGAAATGGGAaagctttaagattttattagggAAGTAATGAAAAGTGGAAGCGGTTTAGTACACCATTGATTGTTCTCATCTTTTATTATCTCTTTCACTCAAGGTGTGCAGGATTTTTGTTCCAGAAAGTTGGAAAACTTGCAGCAACTGCAGTGGGTGGtggttttcttctccttcaggtaTGTCCTGGGTTTACATACTTGCCTTTGCTTACATAGGTAGCCCTTGGGAACTGAGAAA
Coding sequences within it:
- the FUNDC1 gene encoding FUN14 domain-containing protein 1; protein product: MATRNPPPQDYESDDDSYEVLDLTEYARRHHWWNRVFGHSSGPMVEKYSVATQIVMGGVTGWCAGFLFQKVGKLAATAVGGGFLLLQIASHSGYVQIDWKRVEKDVNKAKRQIKKRANKAAPEINNIIEEATEFIKQNIVISSGFVGGFLLGLAS